Proteins encoded by one window of Aphidius gifuensis isolate YNYX2018 linkage group LG2, ASM1490517v1, whole genome shotgun sequence:
- the LOC122850479 gene encoding uncharacterized protein LOC122850479: protein MIRSRSDTNAIVQDAVMDGDMPEFNLKITKIEWLVPYVMLSNRNKIDIMKYIQKDPVISIGFRSWDLYEYPLLPQTTHHIWTVKTATQLEKPRYVILGFQSNKKKNWLKDVTQFDHCKITNVKLYLNSQIFPYGNLNLDIEKNQFSLLYDMYANFAESYYGSKIDLMSKNTFITKFPLIVIDCSKQNEFLKTGAVDVRLEFESKENFPEGTSAYCLFLHDKIIEYKPISGLVHNVT, encoded by the coding sequence ATGATACGTTCACGTTCGGATACTAATGCAATTGTACAAGATGCTGTAATGGATGGTGATATGCCAGAATTCaacttaaaaattacaaaaattgaatggcTTGTACCATATGTAATGTtatcaaatagaaataaaattgatattatgaaatatatacaaaaagatccTGTCATATCTATTGGATTTAGATCTTGGGATTTATATGAGTACCCATTGCTGCCACAAACAACTCATCATATATGGACAGTGAAAACTGCAACTCAACTGGAAAAGCCACGTTACGTAATTCTtggttttcaatcaaataaaaaaaaaaattggttaaaaGATGTAACACAAtttgatcattgtaaaataacaaatgttaaactATATCTTAATTCTCAAATTTTCCCCTATGGAAATTTGAatcttgatattgaaaaaaatcaattttctttattatatgatatgtaTGCTAATTTTGCAGAGTCTTACTACGGCTCAAAGATAgatttaatgtcaaaaaatacttttattacaaaatttccATTGATTGTTATAGATTGTAGTAAACAGAATGAGTTTTTAAAGACTGGTGCTGTAGATGTACGCTTAGAATTTGAATCAAAAGAAAACTTTCCTGAAGGAACGTCAGCATACTGCTTGTTTCTACacgataaaataatagaatataaaCCAATAAGTGGTTTAGTACATAATGTAACataa